Proteins encoded together in one Lysinibacillus sp. FSL K6-0232 window:
- a CDS encoding ADP-ribosylglycohydrolase family protein: protein MANHNLKERMLATLYGGIIGDVMGVPVEFKPRGTFYVEDMIGYGTYNQPPGTWSDDTSLTLCLVENIIEQGNTASLMDKFVLYMEQGYCTPFDEMFDIGITTAEAVSNYKKGSLPEHCGKTGEFDNGNGALMRIAPIAFAMLNELDFTKRAALIQQYTAITHAHPRSLVGSIIYIEILLSLYRNNSLAAALQEVHLLVNNHLQGDAKAELASYHRIFQEDFFKLTEDAIQSSGYIIHSLEAALWCVGTTATFKEAVLKAVNLGEDTDTVAAIAGTLAGMYYPLEDIPTEWLNKVVKKQEIDQLLLSFYQACVQQEHEK, encoded by the coding sequence ATGGCTAATCATAATCTAAAGGAACGAATGCTAGCGACTTTATATGGAGGAATCATTGGCGATGTGATGGGCGTACCTGTTGAATTTAAGCCTAGAGGTACTTTTTATGTAGAGGATATGATTGGATATGGCACCTATAATCAGCCGCCCGGCACTTGGTCGGACGATACTTCGTTAACACTATGTTTAGTCGAAAACATCATTGAGCAAGGGAATACGGCGAGCTTAATGGATAAATTTGTACTATATATGGAGCAGGGCTACTGCACGCCTTTTGACGAAATGTTTGATATAGGAATTACAACGGCTGAGGCAGTGTCAAACTATAAAAAGGGTAGCTTACCTGAGCATTGCGGAAAAACAGGCGAATTTGATAATGGCAATGGTGCATTGATGAGAATCGCTCCAATAGCATTTGCTATGCTAAATGAGCTAGATTTTACGAAACGCGCAGCACTTATTCAACAATATACAGCGATTACACATGCCCATCCCCGCTCTCTTGTAGGGTCTATCATTTATATTGAGATATTATTAAGCTTATACCGAAATAATTCGCTCGCAGCAGCGTTACAGGAAGTCCATTTATTAGTAAATAATCATTTACAAGGGGATGCAAAGGCAGAACTTGCCTCCTATCATCGCATTTTTCAGGAGGACTTTTTCAAGCTTACTGAGGATGCTATTCAATCAAGCGGCTATATTATCCATTCGTTAGAGGCAGCTTTATGGTGTGTTGGCACTACAGCAACGTTTAAGGAGGCTGTTTTAAAGGCTGTCAATTTAGGTGAGGATACAGATACGGTGGCAGCGATTGCTGGAACGCTGGCAGGTATGTATTATCCGCTAGAGGATATTCCAACTGAATGGTTAAATAAAGTTGTGAAAAAGCAGGAGATTGACCAATTACTGCTGTCATTTTATCAAGCATGTGTCCAGCAGGAACATGAAAAATAA
- the comGF gene encoding competence type IV pilus minor pilin ComGF, whose product MNNKGYTLLEALFQLVVFVVASHLLILIMLWFAEMSSTMLTDEQSKWELFVYDFNQYLHNVSAFSIRNDQKRVTLQTTEKVYHIDCYRNLIREQQVNGGHVPLLNGVDACQFRYTDNMLTVAVKFPSGIQKERTFYVAITEK is encoded by the coding sequence ATGAATAACAAAGGCTATACATTATTAGAAGCTTTATTTCAATTAGTTGTTTTTGTAGTAGCTTCCCATCTTCTCATACTAATTATGCTATGGTTTGCTGAAATGTCCTCAACGATGCTAACGGATGAGCAATCCAAATGGGAGCTATTTGTGTACGACTTCAATCAATACTTGCACAATGTGTCAGCATTTTCGATTCGAAATGACCAAAAAAGAGTTACCTTACAAACCACTGAAAAAGTCTATCATATTGATTGTTACCGCAATCTTATTCGCGAGCAGCAAGTAAATGGTGGGCACGTGCCACTATTAAATGGTGTCGATGCATGTCAATTTCGCTATACAGATAATATGTTGACAGTAGCTGTCAAATTTCCTAGCGGTATACAAAAGGAGCGAACCTTCTATGTGGCAATTACTGAAAAATGA
- the gcvT gene encoding glycine cleavage system aminomethyltransferase GcvT, whose translation MANELKRTPLFEEYAKYGAKTVDFGGWELPVQFSSIKEEHDAVRNRAGLFDVSHMGEILVTGPDALNFLQNLLTNDVSKIATGQAQYTAMCYEDGGVVDDLLTYKLADNHYLLCVNAANIEKDYDWMMENQHQYDVTIDNQSDAYAQIALQGPLAEEVLQSLTSTDVSAIKFFRFQENVEVAGHKVLVSRSGYTGEDGFELYGAPEDIKALWGKILEAGQDKGVVPAGLGCRDTLRFEAGLPLYGQELSATISPLEAGIGFAVKLNKEDFIGHEALAAQKENGLPRKLVGIEMIDKGIPRHGYKVLMDGKEIGEVTTGTQLPSSKRNVGHALIDSQFATIGTELEIEIRGKHLKVITVETPFYKRSK comes from the coding sequence ATGGCAAATGAATTAAAGCGTACACCTCTATTTGAAGAATATGCGAAATATGGTGCAAAGACTGTTGATTTTGGTGGATGGGAGTTACCTGTTCAATTTTCTTCTATTAAAGAAGAGCATGATGCAGTGCGTAACCGTGCAGGCTTATTTGATGTATCACATATGGGCGAAATTTTAGTAACGGGCCCTGATGCACTTAACTTTTTACAAAATCTTTTAACAAATGATGTATCCAAAATAGCAACAGGTCAAGCACAGTATACAGCGATGTGCTATGAAGATGGCGGTGTTGTAGATGATTTATTAACGTATAAATTAGCAGACAACCATTATTTATTATGTGTCAATGCAGCGAATATTGAAAAAGACTATGATTGGATGATGGAAAATCAGCATCAATATGATGTGACGATTGATAATCAATCTGATGCCTATGCACAAATTGCTCTTCAAGGTCCATTAGCAGAAGAAGTGCTTCAATCCCTTACTTCAACAGATGTAAGTGCCATTAAATTTTTCCGCTTCCAAGAGAATGTTGAGGTTGCAGGACATAAAGTATTAGTTTCTCGTAGTGGCTACACAGGTGAAGATGGCTTTGAATTGTATGGTGCTCCAGAGGATATTAAAGCGCTTTGGGGGAAAATTTTAGAGGCTGGTCAAGACAAAGGTGTTGTTCCTGCAGGTTTAGGCTGTCGTGATACACTGCGCTTTGAGGCAGGTCTACCATTATATGGACAAGAGCTATCAGCAACAATTTCGCCGCTAGAGGCTGGTATTGGCTTTGCTGTGAAATTAAATAAAGAGGACTTTATTGGTCATGAAGCATTAGCAGCACAAAAGGAAAATGGTCTTCCACGCAAATTGGTTGGTATTGAAATGATTGATAAAGGTATTCCGCGTCATGGCTATAAAGTATTAATGGATGGTAAGGAAATCGGTGAAGTAACAACAGGAACACAGCTTCCTTCCTCTAAGCGTAATGTTGGTCACGCATTAATTGACAGTCAATTCGCAACAATCGGAACTGAGCTAGAAATCGAAATTCGTGGTAAGCACTTAAAGGTAATCACAGTTGAAACACCGTTTTACAAGCGTTCAAAATAA
- the gcvPA gene encoding aminomethyl-transferring glycine dehydrogenase subunit GcvPA has protein sequence MKHRYLPMTEQDQKDMLDVIGVSSVDELFEDIPEKVRFKGLYDIKEAKAESALLKELTVLAAKNKDTNANVSFLGAGVYNHYKPVIVDHVISRSEFYTAYTPYQPEISQGELQAIFEFQTMIAELTGMDLANSSMYDGGTALAEAGMLAAGHTRRQKILVSEAVHPEYRDVVATYAYGQSIEIVTIPQKDGVTDVDALKELIDDNTAAVIAQYPNFFGQVEDLQVIGDIAHEAKSLFVVSSNPLALGILTPPGKLGADICVGDAQVFGISEAFGGPHCGFFAVTTKLMRKVPGRLVGETVDGEGRRGYVLTLQAREQHIRRDKATSNICSNQALLALAASVAMTALGKQGIREMAMQNIAKTRYAKNAFEAAGFTVAFQGAHFNEIVVKTNKCVKEINKGLIEKGIIGGYPLGQNYDSLKNHVLIAVTELRTKEEIDALVAEMEALHA, from the coding sequence ATGAAACATCGTTATTTACCAATGACGGAGCAAGATCAAAAAGACATGTTAGACGTAATCGGTGTATCCTCAGTCGATGAATTATTCGAGGATATTCCTGAGAAAGTCCGCTTTAAGGGCCTTTATGACATTAAGGAAGCAAAAGCAGAATCTGCTTTATTAAAGGAATTAACGGTACTTGCTGCTAAAAATAAGGATACAAATGCCAATGTATCATTTTTAGGCGCAGGTGTTTATAATCACTATAAGCCAGTAATCGTAGATCATGTTATTTCCCGTTCAGAATTCTATACAGCTTATACACCATACCAACCAGAAATTTCACAAGGTGAGCTACAGGCTATCTTTGAATTCCAAACAATGATTGCAGAGCTTACAGGCATGGACCTTGCGAACTCTTCTATGTATGATGGCGGCACAGCTTTAGCAGAGGCAGGTATGCTAGCGGCTGGTCATACACGTCGTCAGAAGATTTTAGTATCAGAAGCGGTACATCCAGAATACCGTGATGTTGTGGCTACATATGCCTATGGTCAATCCATTGAAATTGTGACAATTCCACAAAAAGATGGTGTGACAGATGTGGATGCATTAAAAGAACTTATTGATGATAATACAGCAGCTGTTATTGCCCAATATCCAAACTTCTTTGGTCAAGTAGAGGACCTTCAAGTAATTGGGGATATTGCGCATGAGGCAAAAAGCTTATTCGTTGTATCTTCTAACCCTCTTGCATTAGGTATTTTAACACCTCCAGGTAAGCTAGGCGCAGATATTTGTGTAGGGGATGCACAAGTTTTCGGTATCTCTGAGGCATTCGGTGGCCCACACTGTGGCTTCTTTGCTGTGACAACGAAATTAATGCGTAAAGTGCCAGGTCGTCTTGTTGGTGAAACAGTGGATGGTGAAGGTCGTCGTGGCTATGTATTAACACTACAAGCGCGTGAACAACATATCCGTCGTGATAAAGCAACTTCGAATATTTGCTCAAACCAAGCACTTCTTGCACTGGCAGCTTCTGTAGCGATGACAGCGCTAGGGAAACAAGGTATTCGTGAAATGGCTATGCAAAATATTGCTAAAACACGCTATGCGAAAAATGCCTTTGAAGCAGCAGGCTTTACAGTAGCATTCCAAGGCGCACACTTTAACGAAATCGTTGTGAAAACAAATAAATGCGTAAAGGAAATTAATAAAGGCTTAATCGAAAAGGGCATTATCGGTGGCTATCCTTTAGGTCAAAACTATGATTCTCTTAAAAATCATGTATTAATTGCAGTTACAGAATTACGCACAAAAGAAGAAATTGATGCACTTGTTGCAGAAATGGAGGCTCTTCATGCATAA
- the gcvPB gene encoding aminomethyl-transferring glycine dehydrogenase subunit GcvPB has product MHNENQSLIFEISKEGRVGYSLEALDVPEVDLADLLPANLVRAEAAELPEVSELDIMRHYTALSRRNHGVDSGFYPLGSCTMKYNPKINEAVARFSGFANVHPLQDESTVQGAMELLYDLQTSLVEITGMDEVTLQPAAGAHGEWTALMMIRAFHEANGEGHRNKVIVPDSAHGTNPASATVAGFETITVKSDENGLVDIEDLRKVVGSDTAALMLTNPNTLGLFEENIIEMAELIHSVGGKVYYDGANLNAVMSKARPGDMGFDCVHLNLHKTFTGPHGGGGPGSGPVGVKADLIPFLPKPVLVKTEEGTYHFDYDRPQSIGRVKPYYGNFGINVRAYTYIRTMGPDGLKAVTEYAVLNANYMMRRLEPFYDLPYNRHCKHEFVLSGRRQKKLGVRTLDIAKRLLDFGYHPPTTYFPLNVEEALMIEPTETESKETLDAFCDVMIQIAKEAEENPSIVQEAPHTTVVSRLDETRAARTPVLRYQKA; this is encoded by the coding sequence ATGCATAACGAAAATCAATCACTTATTTTTGAAATTTCAAAAGAAGGCCGCGTTGGCTATAGCTTAGAAGCACTAGATGTGCCTGAAGTAGACCTAGCAGATTTATTACCTGCAAACCTAGTACGTGCAGAGGCAGCGGAATTACCTGAAGTATCTGAGCTTGATATTATGCGTCATTACACGGCACTTTCTCGCCGTAACCATGGAGTAGACTCTGGCTTCTATCCGCTAGGCTCTTGTACGATGAAATATAATCCAAAAATTAATGAAGCGGTTGCACGTTTCTCAGGCTTTGCCAATGTCCATCCATTACAGGATGAATCAACAGTACAAGGCGCAATGGAGCTTCTCTATGATCTTCAAACTTCTTTAGTAGAAATTACAGGCATGGATGAAGTAACATTACAACCAGCAGCAGGTGCTCATGGTGAGTGGACAGCATTAATGATGATTCGTGCATTCCATGAAGCAAATGGGGAAGGTCACCGTAATAAAGTAATCGTTCCTGACTCAGCACATGGTACTAACCCAGCATCAGCGACAGTAGCGGGCTTTGAAACAATCACTGTTAAATCAGATGAAAATGGCTTAGTTGATATCGAAGACCTTCGCAAAGTAGTAGGTTCTGATACAGCAGCTCTAATGTTAACGAATCCGAATACACTAGGGTTGTTTGAAGAAAACATTATCGAAATGGCAGAGCTAATTCACTCTGTAGGCGGTAAAGTGTACTATGATGGTGCAAACTTAAATGCCGTTATGAGTAAAGCACGTCCTGGCGATATGGGCTTTGACTGTGTGCATTTAAATTTACACAAAACATTTACAGGCCCACATGGTGGCGGTGGTCCAGGTTCTGGTCCAGTAGGCGTTAAAGCAGATTTAATTCCATTCCTACCAAAGCCAGTGTTAGTAAAAACGGAAGAGGGCACATACCACTTTGACTATGATCGTCCACAATCAATTGGTCGTGTTAAACCTTACTATGGTAACTTTGGTATCAATGTACGTGCTTACACATATATTCGTACAATGGGTCCAGATGGCTTAAAAGCTGTTACAGAATATGCTGTATTAAATGCCAACTATATGATGCGTCGTTTAGAGCCATTCTATGATCTACCATATAACCGTCACTGTAAACATGAATTTGTATTATCTGGTCGTCGTCAGAAGAAACTAGGCGTTCGTACATTAGATATCGCAAAACGTTTGTTAGACTTTGGCTACCATCCACCAACAACATACTTCCCATTAAATGTGGAGGAGGCGTTAATGATCGAGCCAACTGAAACTGAATCTAAAGAAACGTTAGATGCATTCTGCGATGTGATGATTCAAATTGCGAAGGAAGCAGAAGAAAATCCATCGATTGTACAAGAAGCACCGCATACAACAGTCGTATCTCGTCTAGACGAAACACGCGCTGCTCGTACACCAGTATTGCGTTATCAAAAAGCATAA
- a CDS encoding endonuclease V translates to MEQAFKKEQEKWRTKISLQNRFQLEDIRLVAGVDIAYWTKDQVDYGVCCIVVIDYATKEIIEEVDYYAQIDVPYMAGYLAFRELPLVIKAAQKLQYQPDIFMFDGNGYLHYRNMGIATHASFYLNRPTIGVAKSYLKIDDTDFQMPENNKGDATDINVNGKIYGAALRTRKDVKPIFVSCGNWIDLATSIQITLHLIEKDSRLPITTRYADLATHTSRQKYRE, encoded by the coding sequence ATGGAACAAGCATTTAAAAAAGAGCAAGAAAAGTGGAGAACTAAAATTTCATTGCAAAATCGTTTTCAGCTTGAGGATATTCGTTTAGTAGCGGGCGTTGATATTGCCTATTGGACGAAAGATCAAGTAGATTATGGAGTTTGTTGCATTGTTGTAATAGATTATGCAACAAAAGAAATTATTGAGGAGGTTGACTATTATGCACAAATAGATGTACCCTATATGGCTGGTTATTTAGCTTTTCGAGAGCTGCCGTTAGTGATAAAGGCAGCGCAAAAACTTCAATATCAACCAGATATTTTTATGTTTGATGGAAATGGTTATTTGCATTATCGCAATATGGGTATTGCCACACATGCTTCCTTTTATTTAAACCGACCTACAATCGGTGTTGCGAAAAGCTATTTAAAAATAGACGATACAGATTTTCAAATGCCTGAAAATAACAAAGGTGATGCGACAGATATAAACGTGAATGGTAAAATATATGGTGCAGCATTAAGAACAAGAAAAGATGTTAAGCCTATTTTTGTATCATGTGGGAACTGGATAGACTTAGCTACTTCCATTCAAATTACGCTCCATTTGATTGAAAAAGATAGCCGTTTACCTATTACCACTAGATATGCGGACTTAGCAACACATACAAGCAGACAAAAATACCGTGAGTAG
- a CDS encoding shikimate kinase produces MRKIYLVGFMGSGKSALGRRLSYLLKMPYYDMDHEIVRQQGMTIPEIFEKYGEAHFREIETAFLKNFRDEACIISTGGGVAMNAENRKIMRRSGLVFFLDASFEDIYKRIQHDPNRPIVQSSTKEELEKLYHYRRKFYRDAGHIQVLTEGRTIRQILEYLVFQVKRLKGER; encoded by the coding sequence TTGCGAAAAATATATTTAGTTGGCTTTATGGGCAGCGGAAAAAGTGCGTTAGGAAGACGTCTAAGCTATTTATTAAAGATGCCATATTATGATATGGATCATGAAATTGTGCGACAGCAGGGGATGACCATTCCAGAAATTTTTGAAAAGTACGGGGAGGCACATTTCCGAGAAATCGAAACAGCATTTTTGAAAAACTTCCGAGATGAAGCTTGTATTATTTCTACAGGTGGTGGGGTGGCTATGAATGCTGAAAATCGAAAAATTATGCGACGCAGTGGATTGGTGTTTTTTCTGGATGCGTCGTTTGAAGATATTTATAAGCGCATTCAGCATGACCCAAATAGACCAATTGTTCAAAGCTCCACAAAAGAAGAGCTTGAAAAGCTGTATCATTACAGAAGAAAGTTCTATCGTGATGCAGGGCATATACAGGTGCTAACGGAAGGAAGAACGATTCGTCAAATTCTAGAGTATTTAGTATTCCAAGTGAAAAGGTTAAAAGGCGAACGATAA
- a CDS encoding RNA 2'-phosphotransferase, whose protein sequence is MRDTAFYTALSKELSYALRHQPWKYELELDAEGWVPVAQLLAAFSQSEKWQDISLEDIQQTIFLADKKRHELLDHRIRALYGHSTPMKINKEEAIPPKRLYHGTSPKLMKSIRETGLLPMSRQYVHLSEDRETAWIVGKRKAPEPVIVWIDTEAARNNGVTFYRGNQQVWLADYIPIDFISYE, encoded by the coding sequence TTGAGAGATACAGCATTTTACACGGCATTAAGCAAAGAGCTATCATATGCTTTACGCCATCAGCCGTGGAAATATGAATTGGAATTAGATGCGGAGGGCTGGGTTCCTGTAGCGCAATTATTAGCAGCTTTTAGTCAATCAGAAAAATGGCAAGATATCAGCTTAGAAGATATACAGCAAACTATTTTTTTAGCTGACAAGAAGCGTCATGAATTGCTGGATCATAGAATTAGAGCTTTATATGGGCACTCAACACCTATGAAAATCAATAAAGAAGAGGCTATACCGCCCAAACGGTTATATCATGGTACTTCACCAAAATTAATGAAGAGTATTCGTGAAACGGGTTTGTTACCAATGTCCAGACAATATGTCCATCTATCAGAAGATAGGGAAACAGCATGGATTGTTGGCAAACGGAAAGCACCAGAGCCAGTAATCGTATGGATTGATACGGAAGCAGCTCGCAACAATGGTGTTACATTTTATCGAGGAAACCAACAAGTATGGCTTGCTGATTATATCCCGATAGATTTTATCTCGTATGAATAG